Proteins from one Cryptomeria japonica chromosome 4, Sugi_1.0, whole genome shotgun sequence genomic window:
- the LOC131875431 gene encoding uncharacterized protein LOC131875431, whose translation MDLVEVEEEGLVVAAVEDLVVAKEEAAKEEAAKEEAKEEVVKEEAAKEEVAKEVAKEEAAKEEAAKEEAKEEVLKEEVAKEVVVKEEEEVVVLEDVENFKWMAI comes from the coding sequence ATGGacctggtggaggtggaggaggagggccTGGTGGTGGCGGCAGTGGAGGACCTGGTGGTGGCCAAGGAGGAGGCGGCCAAGGAGGAGGCGGCAAAGGAGGAGGCCAAGGAGGAGGTGGTCAAGGAGGAGGCGGCCAAGGAGGAGGTGGCCAAGGAGGTGGCCAAGGAGGAGGCGGCCAAGGAGGAGGCGGCCAAGGAGGAGGCCAAGGAGGAGGTGCTCAAGGAGGAGGTGGCCAAGGAGGTGGtggtcaaggaggaggaggaggtggtggtccTGGAGGACGTTGAAAATTTCAAGTGGATGGCAATTTAG